agaaaataaaaaatataaatattataataatatataatatatatatatatatatatatatatatatataatatataacgaTATATTTTAAGGACCATGCGCATTTactagatataaatatatatatatataatattatatatattattatataatataatattttatatatatttttttttcccctttaattatcataaataattattaacattgtttgttcttttatatttttaattttttgttttttattttcccttataaattaatatataataatataaagccCGACCagttgttatataatatacttacGAAAtagagaaaaaagaaaaaaaaaaaaaaaaagcaaaaaaaaaacccaagccgattattttttttaatgctgtttcttttatatagttataataattatttttatgatatgtatttgaatatataaaattactatatatatttttttttatttatatataatattcattcatttcagttattttgatttattattaaaaatattatttatatataatagctttacaagaaaaaagaaaaaaaaaaaaaacagataaataaataatataaattatgataaaaaaataaaaaactccttatataaaatttgcatatatataataaatatataatatatatatatatatatatatatattatcattatctcAAATTacatacaatatattttattatattatatttttgtttttgtttttgttttgttttgttttgttttgttttttgttttaattttatttttttttgttataataaaaaagtatataaacttattattttatattccatttatattttattatatataattttttaattaaataatttaaaaattttttataaatataaaaaaggagcGAGTGTAAAACTCAggtgatatataaatatatatataatatatatataataataataatataattatgaaaacaaaatgaaaataaaagaaaaagatatatgtatgtatatatatatatatatatatatatatatatataatgcataaataatatgaacggaattgaaaaaaaagaaaatatatatatatatatatatgtatacttaAAAAACAAGTTcgtgaaaataaaaaatgacgGATTGTTGTTTATATGTATCCatatgatacatatatatatattatatatatatatatatatatatatatatattttttttttttttttttttcctttttgttaATTCTGTGTCCTGGGtcttttatcatttatatataaaaaaaaaaaaaaaaatatatttatatttgttccCTGCCTAATATCAAATAATTACGAGAACATTATAATAAGCCTCAAaatgtaaagaaaaaaaaaacattgtaaacatttttattgaattatacaaaagaagggagtattatatatatatatatatatatatatatatatatatatatacttatccattaattattaaaaaaaaaaattaaaatttacagaataacatatatgtaaatatatttgacaCGTTTTATTATTCCTTCGTTTTTGTAGATTTTTTTCTAAAGAGACTTTTAATTCTGTCAGTAAaagtttttttcttttgtaatGTTTTGTCATCATTATCTGCTCCTTTATTCTTTGCATTGgaaacatttttatcatttgttTGTGCTTTATTTTTAGTATCTGTTTTTTTagtatctttatttattgattGTTCTTCTGATACCACATTTTTgaccttttcattttttttaattgatgCATCAGTTGCTTGTTTTTGTTGTTGTGACACTTGAtcttctttcttttctttaaatGGATCTGTAGGTGGCCTAttcaatttttgtttttcttctgGTGTTAACACTTTCTGAGCATTAGAAACATTgctattattaatattagttTTTCTTGCATGATCATTAGTAGTATTATTAGTTGACACATTTGATGTCGTTTTTATGGTAGCTTCTCCTCCGGTtggttttttaaaattatcactttctttcatattattattaacacttttattattattggtAGAGGCTTGTGGTTTGCTGGGAGggttactactattattagtAGTACCAGCATTATTCATTCTAGTATCACTATGAGGATTAGATTTTATTTGTGTTTCGttgttaaattttttattatttaaattattatttgcatTATTATTAGGATTACTActttttgtattatcataattattatatgctaCATTACAACGTTGTTGATATTTATCCATACCTGCTTTTGCCATACCACtgtttacattattatttgtattgttTGTTGTATTATTACCGCTTGGATTACTTCTTACTGGACCATTATTACTAGGTTTGGTTGCGCTCACAGGTTTtctattatttgtattattgttGTAAGCtctattatcatatttacgggcattattataatttgcaTTTGCCATTTTCTTCAcgtgtaaataaaaatatttataatgctgcaacaaattatatatataaatatatatatatatcaacttatttataattgcttcaaaaaaaaagtagTAGTATAATcaatagatatataatacatatatataatattatatatatatatatatatatttatttatttatatattatatatataacaaggCATGcgttttaaatatatatatatatatataatatataatttttttttcatatactatagatatatatttttacaatatatacatgagaaaaatgttatattgtATAAAGGGGCGGAGGCGtgaatgtataaaaaaaaaaaaacatagatattcttttttattttataaattaaataattattcacTTTGAAAcattattcaaatataaataaataaatatacttttattatgaaaaataaaaacataaaaatatataaaataaaaaaaaaaaaataaataaaaaaaaatttttagttataatataaatatataataataacaataataatttgtaaTCGCTACCACCAttttattaagaaaaaaaaaaaaaaagaaaaaaaagaaaaaaaagaaaaaagatacTCCTTTGTTGTTCTAATTATTTACAatcaattaaaaaaacaagttgaatttttcatttttttttttttttttttttttttatatttagatccagaaaaatataataataataatttatatttttaactttttcttaaataaaaaaaaaaaatatatatatttatatatattccaataatatttaaaaatttaataaaattagaaaaattcttttttaaaatgtagtcgtaaaaaaaaatattttttaataaataataaaaaaagaaaaaaaaaaaaaaatttaatttaaataatattatatataatatatattgtaaatatatatatttattattaataatatatataaaaaatatataaaaatatttttttaataaaacttttaaaaatcctaaaaataatttaaatatatttataaatttataatatagaacatgatatatttattttttatatatataaaaataaatgacaaaaaattatattagataatatttattttaattttatattaatattcttaagtattttttaaaaaaaaaagaaagaaaaaaaaaaaaaggaatattttattaatatatatttttttatatatataaaataattattttttgatatgcgcattaaaaaaagaaaaaaaaataccagactattttatttttttttaaagagcATTTTCAGAtctatgaaaaaaataaaatatatatatggtatatatttaataatatgtatataatataatataataatgtcattattatttaatattattattattacatatttatataaataatataaaatatatataaatataaacaattttatattttcaatatattaagaatgatgatatataataataatattaaaaaaaaaaaaaaaaatacagcTAACTCGAATTagcaaaaatataaaaaaaattacagatcatataaaaaaggaataattttttagatatttttataatataataataaataaataatattacttattttttcataccattattttatatatatgatattttattattttgaatattcataaaaattaaaaattattttatataaaagtataaaaaaaagaatatactTTTTAATGCAGCATACGaagtatttaatattatattatatatatatattatataatattgtatataatttatgaggccctaaatttattttttaattaacttatttttataatatattatataaattatataattttttatttttatatcaaaTTTTCAGGTTTGTCCTTCATTGAacaaaaatttctttttttttttttccttcctattatatttaaaaaaaagaatatttttcctttaataaataatgattatatatttatatataatagaactattatattataatatataataaatatatattttatatggattttatttaaatatacagACTTTTTCTCTTAAaagtatttaaaatattcgaattttcattcttttatacttatatattataatatacaaaataatatacatataattttggtagcatatttaattattattatacatatatacataaatatatatgaatataaatatatctgtattttgtttaaaaaacagaacaaatgaaaaaaaaattgagttatattattttgatatagattataataaaaagtatataaaaaaaaaaggaataatatatgaattttacataaatattataattatgaaaaaaaaaaaaaaaaaaaaaaaaaaattattatattatattatattatattatatatatattatattatgtatatttttatatttatataatgccTGCacgtttttaaaaaaaaaattctttttaaaaagtatTTCATTCCGcaatttatatgaaaaaaaaaaaaaaaaaaaaaaaaaaatgataataataaagtatacatatatatatatataattgtgataatataaattaatataatatcacagtatataatatatatgtatatataataaataataattttacaatTATGCAATATGttgtataaatgtataattatttattttatattattttatttattctgatttttatttttttcacctctatataataaaatataatattttaaaacttCTTTCGGTAtatcattaaaatatatgtaaaaatgaaaaattttccaatattttattccaataaaaaaaaaaaaaattatacaaccTTTGTCTATCTTTTATTCAACAAATAaattctttaatatatattttacacaaCAACTgtatattcttctttttttatgtgtttttttttcttctttcttttttttctttcttttctttttttcttttatttttgttttttttaataaattataaaaaagaatctTTTCGGCCACatgaataattatttggcatttatctttataacaattttaagtttatttatttatatatcatatatatgtaagtaAAACAAAagaggaaaaataaaataaacataaatataaaataaacataaatataaaataaacataaaaatgaaggaacataaaaacattattttataatccactaatttattttttccttatagATACCATACAAAATGTATATctaaataattatagtaaCATAGTTCggattttattaattctatttagcattcctttttttatttgttattattggtCTTTTGCTAAATGTTCAATTGTTAATCCAGGATATGTTGACGACACATGGGAaagtaatttatttttatcatttaatattttatttgtttttcaaatatttataaataaataaataaatatatatatatatatatatatatatataaatgtatattttttttttttttttttttccccccaAGTCAATGCTGAAGAAAATAACATTCCAATagaaaagagaaaaataagaaattatgTTCCCAATAAATATACGATATGTGACAAATGTGATTTTTTGGTAAGACCAGAGAGAGCTCATCACTGCAGGGTTAGTTTATAAAATGATGTTAAATGTGTTATCatcacaaaaataaaataatatatacaatgtattatatatgttaatatatatctcacgtattaatttattattcatataatatatatttttattaatcatataaatatattaatttaaccatttataatttttttcaatttatttatttaattattcatatacgATTCAGACTTGTAATAAGTGCATATTAAAAATGGATCACCACTGTCCATGGATAGGCACTTGTGTAGGagaaaaaaatttgaaattttttttcttatttttaatatatggtTTTTTTACTACatcatatatttctataactGTCATACCGATTTTTATAAATGCTCTTTGTGCCAAGGAAATACAAGAAGTAAaacttaaaaataaaataatacaaaaagaaaaaaaaaaaaaaaaaaaaaaaaaaaaaaaatttcactTTCCTTATATTTGTCGgaaatataattatcttttacaaaaatatatttaaaattttcttatttttatagaatTCTGATAGAATAAACCACATTACTCTTTTGATTAGTAATCGGAAAATTATATACTATTccatgtatataaatataaataaatatatatatatatatattttttttttttttttttttatcattttagcTATCTGTACTGCATTAACTTTAACCTTGGCATTACTCTTTGTAATTTTCCCAAtctaccaaaaaaaaaaaaaaaaaaaaaaacaaatatatatttaaatatttattcatttgtatatctattttaaaaaataaatattttttatcaataattataatttattcgCTATCTCTTTTAGATGAACtgtcaatatatatattttatctcaaaaaatattacagcTATAGAATCGTCCTACAGTGACATGGTATTTcgaaaatacaaaaatatatatatatatatatgcataaataaacaaatgcAAGTATATAAcacttttaattttatttaatcttTTTGGTGTGCAGAATCCTTATGACTTGGGAATATACAATAATTGGAAAGCGgtttgaaatataataagattactaattcataaatatatatatatatatatatatatatatatgtatatatttatttatgtatatatttttttattttttctttattattttatttgatctaaatattcatttaagGTTTTTGATGAATTCACATGGAAGTGGTTTTTTCCTCTCAATGTAGAATGTGCTCAAAAGACAAGTACATTTGAAAATACGTTCAATAtcattataacaatataactatatattattatattacataattttttattttatttttacacgTTCGTAGATTATTTATACCCACTGAATGATAAATacatgaatattattaatactgATATGAACGATTTTCttttagataataataatgaaaacatAAAGGAAGATGGAgattaattttataagaatGTATAGGAATATGTtctaaataaatgaaatatgtttctgtatatatatatatatatatatatatatatgtatatgttttttttttgtatttcctAATTTAACATTCcattattttccttattaataataaaaatatatatatgtatgtattatttttatttattattttttattttttccttattattaatcatatttataatacaacAAACTATTAACAATCATTTTGTTtaatacttttttattttattatactaTTTAAtcataagaaaatatatatatatatatattgtcatATGAATTATTGAGATAAATTCTTAGCTATGTTAAGATTTACTtatgaatttataaaaaaaaaagaaaaaaaaaaaaaatatatatatatatatatatatatatatatgtacatatgttTGTTTCCGCTTATACTTGTATAAACAGATTAAACTATTTCTTATGATAAAgtatcacaaaaaaaaatttttttatatgacatATTTTCATAAGATGAAGATTTgctaaataatatttaaaatttaaaaactaaaatgaaaaaaaaaaaaaaataaattaaaatatataaatatataaatatacaaatatatatatatatatatatataaacgttgaaataaaaaaaaaaaaaaaaatgtatatatagtgtatatatattcatatatacttCACACACATTTTATCATTCAAACAACTTGCAAATGGTTTAAcacataattttataattatgtttatAGAATTTATAAATCATCAAAAATCATCTTTTCAGCATCGTCTTCTTCTTTATCTCTAATATTGTTATCACTTTCGTTGATATTCTTTATTTCGTCTTGAATATAATCTTCGTCAAATCCTTTATTTTCTAATTCATGTGATAATAATTCATGAGAATCCGTTGATAGTAGAATTAACATCTTTGTTAATGTTTCGtctagaaaaaaaaaaaaatgaacaattaattattttattaatttcttttttttttttttttttttttttttttttttttttttaaataacacACAGATAGGATAAtccatatgtatatattttcatgtaCCTATTAGTCCGTTTTGGGGTTCGCATATCTCCTTAagttgattttttttttcctgagTTAAGAATTTCAAGTGCACTAAATACTGTAATACCATTTTACCTTTCATATTTAAAGTATTAAGTTGTAAGTTATATAAATCCATTACTCCATTAGAATTTTCATCtgaacatttatataacatatctGTTAGATGTAGAAGAGTACAAACTGAGATAATTTTCAAGGGGCTtgattttttactttttttctcAGTATAATGAAAGTAAGAATTAATTCTTTGAGCTGTTGCCTTATAATATGTACTAATATTAGCTTTAATTAAATTCCCCAATGAACCGATAATAGATGAACTTGGTTTCTTtacattttcataattaaaaGGTACAGATGATACCTTACCACCAATTCTCATAATTTTTGTACAATGCTTAAAAACTTtagatttttttattttttctaatgtTTCAACATAGTCTTTGTTTTGACTATATCTTTTATTCATAACTAATAATTCATCTATTAATCCTAAATATGCATGATCTTTATCTTCTTCAAACCCTAACATGTTTTGATAATATTTCCACTGTTGTATAAGTATAGGAGCACCTGAACATAATACATTTAATTCTACGTTATTTTCATAATCAACAACTGCTCCATATTCATCAGGAGCTAACCATTTTGTAAACATGATTGCCATACGTTGTGCTAATTCCTTTGATGATATACTTATAATTATATCTTTGATAGCACATTTCCCTTCTGTATGTTTTATAATAGGTGGTAACCTACTATACGAAACACCAAGTTTtcttaacatttttatttttatatcttttaatgattgatttaatatatccttttttataCCTAAGGTTTCATAAAATTTGGAATCTTCATAAAATGACATCTCggttaatattttaaacatggttgataatattttatcatataccTCTAATGATATTAAgtttttatccttttttaagtccttcatatttatatttaacttTTCTAATGCTTCCATGAATAATTTGCCACTGTCTTTActatcttttaattttaataaaccaTCTATTCCATTCTTTGCACTTTCCATTATTTCGATTATTATTCTTTCTCTTAAAGATACATGCAACCCTTTCCCTTTAAAACTATCGATTCCGTTTTTCTCAAAGTTCTGTTGCATACTTGAATATGCATCATCGGATCCTTCGCTATTTAACGTATCACTATCATATTGATCACGCTGCGCGTggttattattcatatttttattataagatCGTAAATTTGAATGTTCTCCTTTTGTATCGCTGCTGCTACTTTCATCTGTGTTCATTGTGACATATGTAGTATCATTATTTCCTTGCCCATGTGCATGTTCCCCTCCTACTGGTGTAATGATATGTGCGTGATGTGTTTGAGGGGGTACATGATTTCCTCCTACTGGTGTAATGATAGGTCCATGGTGTGTTTTTTGAGGGGGTACATGTTCCCCTACCATATGTTTATGTGTTACGTCTTCTTTGTGTGCAGTACCTGCTTGTTCTCCTTCTAATGGTGTAATGATGGGACCTTCCTTATTATCTGTATTATTGTGTTCCCCTTCAGAAGGTGCGTTTATAGAACCTTCATTTTGCGCATGATTATCATCCTCGTTTGGAAAACTTATAATTGGTTGTGATTCATTTGAAGGAATGGGATTTTTTATTCCTTGGAACGGAACAAGAGCTAGCTTGTCATTTGGATGAACTTCGGTATTTTGATCATGGGAATGTTGTTCATTTGTTGAAGTGGTAGCATTTTCACTATGAGTAGATTCATTTGTTGGAGTCGTAGAATGTTCATTATGGGTAGGTTCATTTGTTGTGGTGGTAGCATGTTCATTATGCGTAGATTCATTTGTTGTGGCGGTAGCATGTTCATTATGGATAGGTTCATTTGTTGTGGTGGTAGCATGTTCATTATGAGTAGGTTCATTTGTTGTGGTGGTAGCGTGTTCATTATGAGTAGGTTCATTCGTTGTGGTGGTAGCATGTTCATTATGAGTAGGTTCATTTGCTGGAGTAGCTATATGTTCAATAGGAATAGGTTCATTCGTTGGAGTGGTAGCATGTTCATTATGGATAGGTTCATTTGTTGGAGTGGTAGTATGTTCATTATGAGTAGGTTCATTCGTTGTGGTGGTAGCATGTTCATTATGAGTAGGTTCATTTGCTGGAGTAGCTATATGTTCAATAGGAATAGGTTCATTCGTTGGAGTGGTAGCATGTTCATTATGGATAGGTTCATTTGTTGGAGTGGTAGTATGTTCATTATGGGTAGGTTCATGTGTTATGGTGGCAGCATGTTCATTATGAGTAGGTTCATTTGTTGTGGTGGTAGCATGCTCATTATGGATATGTTCATTTGTTGGAGTAGCTGCATGTTCAATATGAATAGGTTCATTTGTTGTGGTGGTAGCATGTTCACTGTGGGTAGGTTCATTTGCTGGAGTAGCTACATGTTCAATATGAATAGGTTCATTCGTTGGAGTAGCTGCATGTTCAATAGGAATAGGTTCATTCGTTGGAGTAGCTGCATGTTCAATAGGAATGGGTTCATTCGTTGGAGTGGTAGCATGTTCAATAGGAATaggttcatttattttatcatggTTATTTTCACCAGTGTGTGATTCAATAGGATGGTTAGTTGTGTgttcatttatatgtttctCATTAGACATTGCACTTTGATCTAAATGTGGCACATTTTTATCTgcattttcattattcatattattattaatactttggtttttatttatatcatgtgaatgatgatttatattattatattgctcctctattttattttcttcagtatttttttcatgttcATTATGATCGTTTATTTTAACTTCATTTGTATTTTGATTAGTTAGTGGTTCTGTATGTTTAATAGTTTCTAGGTTATTTTCTTTCGTTTGATTATTTTCTTCGTGttttattacattatttGTATCATTTGATTTATCTAAATTGCTTATATTTGAATTATCTATAGGATTCTTAATTGTGTCGTTTGGAACATGAGATATGGATGTATCgatattattttgttgtatattattattttgttgttcaatattattttgttgttcattattattttgttgttCATTACTATTTTGTTGATTATTAGTTATATTTTCTTGTAATGGTTTCgtattattaatttcttcattttgtgTTATGTTTGATTGTGCATCGGTTGATTCAGTTTTTTGAGGTTCTTCTATATGGCTAGCAGGTGTTGCttgaaaaaaggaaaaatttgCTTCTCCATAATttcctaaaaaaaaataaaataaaataaaataataataaaatgtaatataattaacaattataatattaccatatatatatatgttatattacaCGTTAGTCAACTAACATacatgtatttataaattaatttacaCTTTAGATAAaaaacatgtatatatatatatatatatatatttatgtttatatttataatttttgataCCTTTAAATGGTTTAACTATATcaataaatgtaaaaagaactagaaaaatacataaaaaaaatctaaCACTAGacattattttcttatatgtaatttaaaatagaaacatttttttttttttttctttttctttttctttttcccgaaacataaatatatatatatatatatatatatatatatgtataaatatatatatatatattatgaaaatattatgtttGATAATATTCAGTTTGTTATATCTACAACCATCGTATTAAATTAAATCtcttataaattaattataatatatatattatatatgtgtatatatgttaatatatacctcattgtatatattatacatacattatgattattctaatttttttttcatattttctatttttattatttaaagttgcaaaatataaatcaaacaaaaatatatatatatatatatatatatatatatatattatcataaaaaataaaaaagatgcaTCAAAGTgcatacaaaatatttacataaaaagaaaaaacaaggtcataaaaaagtatatataatatatttacatatattttgataaatattatgttgTACTTTCTGCCCTTCACATTgtccataatatatattacacaaaaaaaaaaaaaaaaaaaaaaaaaaaaaaaaaaaattcagatattcttcataattgaaattaaaaatatatctatatatattatatatatatatatatttatttatttatttatatgtaaagacaaataaaaaatatatatttttctttccaTAAAATACCaacaaatttttattttttttaaaaattagtaaaaaaaaaaaaaaaaaaaaaaaaaagatggtTACAGAAATAcagataataaataaataggtgtatatttaaatatatagaaattttaaaatgataaatttaaaaattaaaatataaaatttaaaaaaatataataaatttttaaaaatcatacatacatatacatacatatatatatatatatatatatatatatgtgtgaacaaaaaaaaaaaaaaattaataattatctagttgaaaatttttaaagaattaaatGTTCAACAAAATGTTTGACTATAGCAGATTCTTCAGAACATATTCTTGGATGTGCAATAATTTGTACATGCGCATTAGAATATATAGGTATAGCTATAGAATATCTTTGAATCGGTAATCTATTTAAgcaataaaataatacttcataatataaaagttctggatttttaaaaaatttttctaATAATTCATCACTTGATatggtataaatataatataaaatttgtttatattgttttttatcatattttgttataccttttaataaatcatttctttttaatttatctcttgtcctattttctttttttttattacttttaaaTTCGACATATTTACTATTTTCATCAGTAATATAATTCTTATCTTTCTTTAATTCATGTTGTTTACATGATAAATTGTTATTAGGGTtcatatcattttcttcagaagtggaataaaaaaattc
This Plasmodium falciparum 3D7 genome assembly, chromosome: 11 DNA region includes the following protein-coding sequences:
- a CDS encoding palmitoyltransferase DHHC9, with product MNNYLAFIFITILSLFIYISYIYTIQNVYLNNYSNIVRILLILFSIPFFICYYWSFAKCSIVNPGYVDDTWEINAEENNIPIEKRKIRNYVPNKYTICDKCDFLVRPERAHHCRTCNKCILKMDHHCPWIGTCVGEKNLKFFFLFLIYGFFTTSYISITVIPIFINALCAKEIQENSDRINHITLLITICTALTLTLALLFMNCQYIYFISKNITAIESSYSDMNPYDLGIYNNWKAVFDEFTWKWFFPLNVECAQKTNYLYPLNDKYMNIINTDMNDFLLDNNNENIKEDGD
- a CDS encoding rhoptry neck protein 4 gives rise to the protein MSSVRFFLCIFLVLFTFIDIVKPFKGNYGEANFSFFQATPASHIEEPQKTESTDAQSNITQNEEINNTKPLQENITNNQQNSNEQQNNNEQQNNIEQQNNNIQQNNIDTSISHVPNDTIKNPIDNSNISNLDKSNDTNNVIKHEENNQTKENNLETIKHTEPLTNQNTNEVKINDHNEHEKNTEENKIEEQYNNINHHSHDINKNQSINNNMNNENADKNVPHLDQSAMSNEKHINEHTTNHPIESHTGENNHDKINEPIPIEHATTPTNEPIPIEHAATPTNEPIPIEHAATPTNEPIHIEHVATPANEPTHSEHATTTTNEPIHIEHAATPTNEHIHNEHATTTTNEPTHNEHAATITHEPTHNEHTTTPTNEPIHNEHATTPTNEPIPIEHIATPANEPTHNEHATTTTNEPTHNEHTTTPTNEPIHNEHATTPTNEPIPIEHIATPANEPTHNEHATTTTNEPTHNEHATTTTNEPTHNEHATTTTNEPIHNEHATATTNESTHNEHATTTTNEPTHNEHSTTPTNESTHSENATTSTNEQHSHDQNTEVHPNDKLALVPFQGIKNPIPSNESQPIISFPNEDDNHAQNEGSINAPSEGEHNNTDNKEGPIITPLEGEQAGTAHKEDVTHKHMVGEHVPPQKTHHGPIITPVGGNHVPPQTHHAHIITPVGGEHAHGQGNNDTTYVTMNTDESSSSDTKGEHSNLRSYNKNMNNNHAQRDQYDSDTLNSEGSDDAYSSMQQNFEKNGIDSFKGKGLHVSLRERIIIEIMESAKNGIDGLLKLKDSKDSGKLFMEALEKLNINMKDLKKDKNLISLEVYDKILSTMFKILTEMSFYEDSKFYETLGIKKDILNQSLKDIKIKMLRKLGVSYSRLPPIIKHTEGKCAIKDIIISISSKELAQRMAIMFTKWLAPDEYGAVVDYENNVELNVLCSGAPILIQQWKYYQNMLGFEEDKDHAYLGLIDELLVMNKRYSQNKDYVETLEKIKKSKVFKHCTKIMRIGGKVSSVPFNYENVKKPSSSIIGSLGNLIKANISTYYKATAQRINSYFHYTEKKSKKSSPLKIISVCTLLHLTDMLYKCSDENSNGVMDLYNLQLNTLNMKGKMVLQYLVHLKFLTQEKKNQLKEICEPQNGLIDETLTKMLILLSTDSHELLSHELENKGFDEDYIQDEIKNINESDNNIRDKEEDDAEKMIFDDL